GGATAGATTGAAAAACTCTCTCGGACCAGTCGTTGAAACTCTCTCGTCGCCTTTGGGGGCGTTGAAGTGAATTTATTAATATACGTTTTTAGCATGGAAAAGCTCGCAAGCGTCTTAAGGATCTCCACGGGATTGAGCGGAAATACGGGAGTGGACAATAAAGTAAGAGATTTGATCCAGGGTTTATACCGTACAGAAAGATGAGAAGCAATAAGCGCACCGGTTGAAAATCCGATCAGATGAACGCCCTCATCCGTCTTTAGCAGCTCTGTCAATTCATCTTCAGCACTCTGCTGCCAATCATGTCGATCTGAATGCAGAAGATCATTCCTGCTCCCTCCATGCCCTTTCAGGGTAAATGTTCTGGAACGGTAATTATGCTGCTCCATAAACTGGGACAAGGGAGAGATTTCATGCTCACCTCCGGTAAAGCCATGAATAAATAAACAACTTTCCATAATTGTCCCTCTTTTCACATTCCAATCTGAATTACAGTTTTATTGTATAATGCCAATCCCCTTAATTTTCTATACATTCCATATATTTATGTAAAACCTTAACCTAGTGATGTCAAGGTTCAGCTCTGTCAAAGGCTCAAAGCAAGAACTCTATTGTTCCCACCAAAGAAGACCCAGTACTGAGGTAATCGTTAAACCTACAGCGGAGCTGGATGAGGTTACGTTAGCACAAATAGCAGTCCCCGGTGGAACAATGATGCTGCCCGTAAAGTTCTGTGTAAACGCCCCCGGTGCCAATTGATAATTGAAAAGCGTCGTCCCCCCGCTAATAGCTGCCGTGGAAGACTGAACGGTCATCGCACTCGTGGCTACGCTGCCCAAATTATTATTCGTTGGCGTCAAGGTTGTAGGGGAAGTTACCGTCCCACCTTTTACAATTGTAAAGCTTCCCGACATTGCCGATAGCAGAGAAGAACCGCCGATACTGCCGCTTATACGTGAGATATAAACAGTTTTCCCACTGCCGACAGCATTACTAATCCGAATAGAGGTGATTGCAGAAATAAGACTAAGCACGACCAAGCTTGAAGCGGAGGCGTTGGTAGAATACAAGACGGCAGCCTGCGAAGCGCTTATTTCAGGCGGTGCGCTAATGTCTGGAGATTGGAAGGTATTCACCATATCCACAAAAAGAGGTTGATCGTTGTCATTAAATACAAATTGATTAGGCATAATTATCCCCTCCTGTTTCTAATATTCCCACCAGCTGATAGATGTCGTCGCTGCTGAAGACCCCGATGCAATCGTTATGGAAGTAGTGATGGAATTTCCGGGAGGAACAACAATTTGTCCTGTAAAATCAACAATGACCGGGCCGACCGCGAGCAATAGAGATACTAGCGTGGCCGGACTTCCAGTAGGCGCAGCAGCTGAGGTTCTAGCAGTCATAACACTAGTTAACGCACTGCCAAAATTATAATTAATCGGCGTGACGGTAGTTCCGGTGACCGTAGCGTTCCGAAGTAGTGATAAAGTAACAGCCGCCGTCGCTGAGCTAGCAGTAACACGTGATACATACAATGTGCGTCCGCTTCCTCCCGGATTACTA
This Paenibacillus sp. FSL R5-0345 DNA region includes the following protein-coding sequences:
- a CDS encoding alpha/beta hydrolase — its product is MESCLFIHGFTGGEHEISPLSQFMEQHNYRSRTFTLKGHGGSRNDLLHSDRHDWQQSAEDELTELLKTDEGVHLIGFSTGALIASHLSVRYKPWIKSLTLLSTPVFPLNPVEILKTLASFSMLKTYINKFTSTPPKATREFQRLVRESFSIYPHIETPTLIVQGKRDHLVKTRSADYLQHTIPTTQKQVLMVDNSGHMVCHCEDKDRIMNEVLHFIQSVGS